One segment of Marinobacter sediminum DNA contains the following:
- the pssA gene encoding CDP-diacylglycerol--serine O-phosphatidyltransferase, producing MTDERKSADIDAQSASSEQTEKHASEYEVEPGEVVEEELVEGAPVRRKGIYLLPNALTTASLFSGFYAIVSAANGMFDNAAIAIFVSMILDGLDGRVARMTNTQSKFGEEYDSLADMVAFGVAPGLVAFFWSLNGLGKAGWAITFIYVAGAALRLARFNTQIGSVDKKYFVGLPSPAAAACVAGLVWCFHQFEPASWLTLLTIVVVGGTGVMMVSNILYRSFKDLDMRGRVPFAAILLVVLTFVVIALDPATVLFSGFLIYALSGPLRALFRKKPRRSPGTSE from the coding sequence ATGACTGACGAAAGAAAATCTGCCGACATTGACGCACAGAGTGCTTCATCGGAACAAACTGAAAAACATGCCTCGGAATACGAAGTCGAACCGGGCGAAGTGGTCGAGGAAGAGCTGGTTGAGGGGGCCCCGGTGCGTCGCAAGGGCATCTATCTGCTCCCCAATGCACTCACCACCGCATCTTTGTTCTCTGGCTTCTATGCGATCGTTTCGGCTGCTAATGGCATGTTTGATAACGCCGCTATCGCCATTTTTGTGTCCATGATTCTTGATGGGCTTGATGGCCGGGTCGCCAGAATGACCAATACCCAGAGCAAGTTTGGTGAGGAGTATGATTCCCTCGCCGATATGGTTGCCTTTGGTGTAGCTCCTGGCCTGGTGGCATTTTTCTGGTCGCTGAACGGCCTTGGAAAGGCTGGTTGGGCCATCACCTTTATCTATGTTGCCGGGGCTGCCTTGCGGCTGGCCCGCTTCAATACCCAGATAGGCTCAGTCGACAAGAAGTATTTTGTCGGCTTGCCCAGTCCGGCCGCCGCGGCCTGTGTGGCTGGCCTGGTGTGGTGTTTCCATCAGTTCGAGCCGGCGTCCTGGCTGACATTGCTAACCATCGTGGTTGTTGGTGGCACCGGTGTGATGATGGTGAGCAATATCCTCTATCGCAGTTTCAAGGATCTCGATATGCGGGGGAGGGTGCCTTTTGCTGCGATATTGCTGGTGGTGTTGACCTTCGTAGTGATCGCGCTAGACCCGGCTACCGTACTCTTTTCCGGATTCCTGATCTATGCGTTGTCCGGTCCTCTCCGTGCGCTATTTAGAAAAAAGCCCCGTCGTAGCCCGGGCACTTCTGAATAG
- the msrP gene encoding protein-methionine-sulfoxide reductase catalytic subunit MsrP produces the protein MFIKKRPSWALPYSQVTPERIFLNRRRFMSGAVAGAAGLVMPGLLSAAPLPVQGESLNFSRTPRLSTDEEKTPYEDVIRYNNFYEFGTGKGDPAKYADEMSVDPWSITVEGECGKPGTYALEDVLKPHDYEERIYRLRCVEAWSMVIPWVGVSLSDVLKRFEPGSRAKYVYFETLHDPEQMRAQRSLFSTIDWPYQEGLRMDEAMNELAFLAVGLYGKTLPEQNGAPIRLVVPWKYGFKSIKSIVKIRFQEERPKTTWEMIAPQEYGFYANVNPEVDHPRWSQKRERRLPSGLLSPNWIETEKFNGYGEQVASLYKGMDLRKFY, from the coding sequence ATGTTTATCAAAAAACGTCCTTCCTGGGCGCTCCCCTATTCCCAGGTCACACCTGAACGTATCTTCCTAAACCGCCGGCGCTTCATGTCCGGAGCTGTCGCGGGTGCGGCCGGTCTTGTAATGCCTGGCCTGTTATCTGCTGCCCCACTGCCAGTTCAGGGCGAGTCGCTGAACTTTTCCAGAACGCCGCGCTTGTCGACTGACGAAGAGAAAACGCCGTACGAAGACGTCATTCGCTACAACAACTTCTATGAGTTTGGTACAGGAAAGGGCGATCCTGCGAAGTATGCCGATGAGATGTCCGTCGACCCCTGGTCAATTACCGTAGAGGGCGAGTGCGGCAAGCCGGGCACCTATGCTCTTGAGGACGTGCTGAAGCCGCATGATTACGAAGAGCGGATATACCGTTTACGGTGTGTCGAGGCATGGTCGATGGTGATCCCTTGGGTCGGGGTCTCACTGTCTGACGTTTTGAAGCGCTTTGAGCCCGGTTCCCGGGCGAAGTATGTTTACTTCGAAACCCTTCACGACCCGGAGCAGATGCGGGCGCAGCGGTCGCTGTTCAGTACCATTGACTGGCCGTATCAGGAAGGGCTGCGTATGGATGAGGCGATGAATGAGTTGGCTTTCCTGGCGGTTGGCCTCTACGGAAAAACCCTTCCAGAACAAAACGGGGCGCCTATCCGGTTGGTCGTTCCCTGGAAATATGGCTTCAAGAGTATCAAGTCGATCGTGAAAATCCGGTTTCAGGAAGAGCGACCCAAGACCACCTGGGAAATGATTGCCCCTCAGGAATATGGGTTTTACGCCAATGTTAATCCGGAAGTAGATCACCCCCGGTGGAGTCAGAAGCGAGAGCGTCGCTTGCCTTCCGGTCTCCTCTCGCCCAACTGGATCGAAACGGAAAAGTTTAATGGCTATGGCGAGCAGGTTGCGAGCCTCTATAAGGGGATGGATCTGCGGAAATTCTATTGA
- a CDS encoding sulfite oxidase heme-binding subunit YedZ: MPGFDWRRSPRFFLVFRLIAVVVASLPFGLLSWRLFAGELGPDPGQAITESLGLAAFQLLLATLCMTPLKRWTNWGGWLRIRRMLGLFAFSYAAIHILAFLQFIVGWFDLWATFTKRPYIIAGAVAFLCLIPLAATSTKGMMRRLGPGWKRLHRLTYLAVVVAWVHFIWQARSDIGEMVAYAVVVVCLLALRSYWSGWKSLMPLKRG; the protein is encoded by the coding sequence ATGCCTGGATTTGATTGGCGCCGGAGCCCCCGCTTTTTCCTGGTTTTCCGTCTTATAGCTGTGGTGGTGGCCTCGTTGCCGTTCGGGCTGTTGAGTTGGCGCTTGTTTGCCGGTGAGCTGGGGCCAGACCCTGGGCAGGCGATAACTGAGTCTCTGGGGCTTGCCGCCTTCCAGTTATTGCTGGCGACTTTGTGTATGACGCCATTAAAGCGCTGGACGAATTGGGGTGGCTGGCTCCGCATTCGAAGAATGCTGGGTCTGTTTGCCTTCTCGTATGCGGCTATCCATATATTGGCCTTTCTGCAGTTCATTGTTGGATGGTTTGATCTGTGGGCAACCTTCACCAAGCGTCCCTACATTATCGCCGGTGCTGTAGCATTCCTTTGCCTTATTCCCCTGGCGGCTACATCTACCAAAGGTATGATGCGAAGACTCGGGCCAGGCTGGAAGCGGTTACACCGACTGACCTATCTGGCGGTGGTTGTGGCATGGGTTCATTTTATCTGGCAGGCCAGAAGCGACATCGGGGAAATGGTTGCCTATGCCGTGGTCGTTGTGTGCTTGCTGGCACTTCGCAGTTATTGGTCGGGGTGGAAGAGTCTTATGCCTCTGAAAAGGGGATAG
- a CDS encoding 2-isopropylmalate synthase, giving the protein MPAQDHLVIFDTTLRDGEQSPGATMNKTEKLRIAKVLEKLRVDVIEAGFAIASQGDFDAVKAIAESIKGSTICSLARALDKDIDRAAEAIQPAERGRIHTFIATSPIHMKHKLQMQPDEVVEQAVRSVKRARSHVDDVEFSCEDAGRSELDFLCRIIEAAIDAGARTINIPDTVGYAIPEQFAETIRLLLNRIPNADKAIFSVHCHNDLGLAVANSLAAVTQGARQVECTINGLGERAGNASLEEVVMAVRTRQDLFHIDTRIDAQHIVPASRLVSTITGFPVQPNKAIVGANAFAHESGIHQDGVLKHRETYEIMRAQDVGWHTNSLVLGKHSGRNAFRSRLLELGIQFETETELNEAFTRFKALADLKHEIFDEDLQAIASDTRQKEEVGPYGLVCMQVCSETGVVPKANLTLTVDGKEHKVEAEGSGPVDATFKAIESLVDSGCNLQLYSVNNITSGTDAQGEVTVRLERGGRIVNGVGADTDIIIASAKAYIEALNLISRGGVRQHPQVADV; this is encoded by the coding sequence ATGCCCGCCCAAGATCACCTGGTTATCTTCGATACGACGCTGCGCGACGGCGAGCAGAGCCCTGGCGCAACCATGAACAAAACGGAAAAGCTCCGTATTGCCAAGGTACTGGAGAAGCTAAGGGTTGATGTTATTGAAGCTGGCTTTGCCATTGCCAGTCAGGGTGACTTTGATGCGGTGAAGGCGATCGCTGAATCCATCAAGGGGTCTACCATCTGCAGCCTGGCGAGAGCCCTGGATAAGGATATTGATCGAGCCGCTGAAGCCATCCAGCCGGCGGAACGAGGTCGCATCCATACCTTTATTGCAACTTCGCCGATCCATATGAAGCACAAGCTGCAAATGCAGCCCGACGAGGTGGTCGAACAAGCCGTACGCTCGGTGAAGCGTGCACGCAGTCACGTTGATGATGTCGAGTTTTCCTGTGAAGATGCCGGTCGCTCAGAGCTGGATTTCCTCTGTCGCATCATAGAGGCTGCTATCGATGCCGGTGCCCGCACTATCAATATTCCGGATACGGTGGGTTATGCGATTCCGGAGCAGTTTGCTGAGACTATTCGTCTGCTGTTAAACCGTATTCCCAATGCAGACAAGGCAATCTTTTCGGTGCATTGTCACAACGATCTGGGCCTGGCTGTCGCCAACTCTCTCGCGGCTGTGACCCAGGGAGCGCGTCAGGTGGAGTGCACCATCAACGGTCTCGGTGAGCGTGCGGGTAACGCCTCGCTGGAAGAGGTTGTGATGGCCGTGCGCACCCGTCAGGATCTTTTCCATATTGATACCCGGATCGATGCCCAGCACATCGTGCCTGCTTCCCGTCTGGTCTCCACCATTACTGGTTTTCCGGTTCAGCCGAACAAGGCGATTGTCGGTGCCAACGCCTTCGCCCATGAATCAGGTATCCACCAGGATGGTGTTCTTAAGCATCGGGAGACATACGAAATCATGCGCGCCCAGGACGTTGGCTGGCACACCAACAGCCTGGTGCTTGGCAAACATTCCGGGCGCAACGCGTTCCGTTCACGCCTGCTTGAGCTCGGTATTCAGTTCGAGACGGAAACCGAGCTCAATGAAGCCTTCACCCGATTCAAGGCCCTCGCCGATCTGAAACATGAGATTTTTGATGAGGATCTGCAGGCAATCGCCAGCGATACCCGGCAAAAGGAAGAAGTGGGGCCTTATGGGCTGGTGTGCATGCAGGTCTGTTCCGAGACCGGTGTGGTGCCCAAAGCGAACCTGACCCTGACTGTCGATGGCAAGGAGCACAAAGTGGAAGCCGAGGGCAGTGGTCCGGTGGACGCAACGTTCAAGGCCATCGAGTCATTGGTTGATTCCGGGTGTAATCTCCAGCTGTACTCGGTTAACAACATTACCAGTGGTACCGACGCCCAGGGCGAGGTTACCGTGCGCCTGGAGCGGGGAGGGCGCATCGTCAATGGGGTGGGTGCAGACACGGATATTATCATTGCATCTGCCAAGGCTTACATTGAGGCTCTTAACCTGATTAGTCGTGGGGGCGTTCGTCAGCACCCTCAAGTCGCGGACGTCTGA
- a CDS encoding 2-isopropylmalate synthase, which yields MIRSETERQFYLGMTGVRLWYAREALPGAAPSPEFVFADNEPELPVQSLEASAAPVSKPSGANKPVRPDHEAGAARIASLQAMMDRTSGSSEPAPAAADLATAQEKTVVDRSDLPEHPESPASTAVGVEELPVRLNVQVWMGRHVALIAGLSQEASVRLQETLALNILKSLGESSPLSLGVIRWPVFNNLLAPGNSLPDLHSVMSHVMSRLDGQTVLAVGVGEPGGKELPLMDLMPGVSPEVIFPHSLAELAANPALKRELWHEIKPLAGN from the coding sequence ATGATCCGGTCGGAAACGGAACGACAATTTTATCTTGGCATGACCGGTGTACGGCTATGGTATGCCCGTGAAGCGCTGCCTGGCGCGGCACCAAGCCCTGAGTTTGTGTTTGCCGACAATGAGCCCGAGCTACCTGTGCAGTCGCTTGAGGCATCTGCCGCGCCTGTGAGTAAGCCCTCCGGGGCTAATAAGCCAGTGAGGCCGGATCATGAGGCGGGCGCCGCCCGGATTGCCAGTCTTCAGGCCATGATGGACCGCACGTCCGGATCGTCTGAGCCGGCGCCTGCGGCTGCAGATCTCGCTACCGCTCAAGAGAAGACTGTCGTAGACCGGTCGGATTTGCCCGAGCACCCGGAAAGTCCGGCTTCTACTGCAGTTGGGGTAGAAGAGCTGCCCGTTCGTCTAAACGTGCAGGTCTGGATGGGGCGGCACGTCGCCCTGATTGCCGGGCTGTCCCAGGAAGCGAGTGTCCGGCTGCAGGAGACGTTGGCCCTGAATATCCTCAAGAGTCTTGGGGAGTCGTCCCCCCTTTCTTTGGGGGTGATCCGCTGGCCTGTATTTAACAACCTTCTGGCCCCCGGAAACTCCCTGCCGGATCTGCATTCGGTAATGAGTCACGTTATGTCCCGCCTTGACGGTCAAACGGTTCTGGCAGTTGGGGTAGGAGAGCCGGGGGGCAAGGAGCTCCCCCTGATGGATCTGATGCCGGGCGTCAGTCCGGAGGTGATTTTCCCCCACTCTCTCGCAGAGCTTGCCGCGAACCCCGCCCTCAAGCGTGAGCTGTGGCACGAGATTAAGCCACTGGCAGGAAACTGA
- the rimI gene encoding ribosomal protein S18-alanine N-acetyltransferase, with the protein MSEPDTYRAVMGSDLFIRELLPGDLPQVLEIERQGYSHPWAETVFRDCFRENYRLWAAWRGDVLVGYAVVAYMFDEAHLLNLCIHPDSRGQGTARLLLRHMLAEASREQMWQVILEVRTSNAVANGLYASEGFEEIGRRPDYYPGASGREDACVMVFRLRH; encoded by the coding sequence ATGTCGGAGCCGGATACTTACAGGGCCGTTATGGGGAGTGATCTTTTTATCCGGGAGCTGCTTCCGGGAGACCTTCCGCAGGTTCTGGAAATTGAGCGTCAGGGCTACTCCCATCCCTGGGCAGAAACCGTTTTCCGTGACTGTTTCAGAGAGAATTACCGCCTCTGGGCCGCCTGGCGCGGGGACGTACTGGTGGGATATGCGGTGGTTGCCTATATGTTCGACGAGGCGCATTTGCTCAACCTTTGCATCCATCCCGACAGTCGGGGGCAGGGAACGGCTCGTTTGTTGCTGCGCCATATGCTGGCTGAGGCGTCCCGGGAGCAGATGTGGCAGGTCATTCTCGAGGTGCGGACCAGCAATGCTGTGGCTAACGGTCTATATGCCAGCGAGGGTTTTGAAGAGATTGGCCGGCGACCGGACTATTACCCCGGCGCCAGTGGCAGAGAAGATGCCTGCGTCATGGTCTTTCGCTTAAGGCACTGA
- the prfC gene encoding peptide chain release factor 3 has product MSNLPQEVAKRRTFAIISHPDAGKTTITEKVLLFGQAIQKAGTVKGKKSGQHAKSDWMEMEKERGISVTTSVMQFPYGGKLVNLLDTPGHEDFSEDTYRTLTAVDSCLMVIDSAKGVEERTIKLMEVTRLRDTPILTFMNKLDRDTRDPVELMDEVEDVLKIACAPITWPIGMGKSFKGVYHLLRDEVILYKSGQGHTIQDTRIIKGLDNPELEEAIGAYAGDLRDEIELVKGASHEFDREAFMAGELTPVFFGTALGNFGVDHMLDGLVEWAPEPQPRETDLRLVEPEDDGFSGFVFKIQANMDPQHRDRVAFLRIVSGKYAQGMKARHVRIGKDVRFSDALTFMAGDREHAGEAFAGDIIGLHNHGTIQLGDTFTAGEDMKFTGIPNFAPELFRRIRLKDPLKAKQLQKGLIQLSEEGAVQVFRPLRNNDLIVGAVGVLQFDVVVSRLKSEYKVEAIYEPINVATARWVTCQDERKFDEFQRKNNDNLALDGSDRLAYIAPTMVNLNLAQERYPDVHFHKTREH; this is encoded by the coding sequence ATGTCGAACCTTCCCCAGGAAGTGGCCAAACGCCGCACTTTCGCGATTATCTCGCACCCGGACGCCGGTAAAACCACTATTACTGAAAAGGTGTTGCTGTTTGGTCAGGCCATTCAGAAAGCCGGTACCGTAAAAGGGAAAAAGTCCGGGCAGCATGCAAAATCCGACTGGATGGAGATGGAAAAGGAGCGGGGGATTTCCGTGACCACTTCCGTCATGCAGTTCCCTTATGGTGGCAAGCTGGTCAACCTTCTTGATACCCCCGGCCACGAAGACTTCTCTGAAGATACCTACCGGACGCTAACAGCGGTGGATTCGTGCCTGATGGTTATCGACAGTGCCAAGGGCGTCGAGGAGCGCACCATCAAGCTGATGGAAGTTACCCGGCTTCGGGATACGCCTATCCTCACGTTCATGAACAAGCTGGACCGGGATACCCGTGATCCGGTGGAGCTTATGGACGAGGTCGAAGACGTTTTGAAAATTGCCTGCGCCCCGATTACCTGGCCTATTGGCATGGGTAAGAGCTTTAAGGGGGTTTATCACCTGCTTCGGGATGAAGTAATTCTCTACAAATCCGGCCAGGGGCATACAATTCAGGACACCCGAATCATCAAAGGGCTGGATAATCCGGAGCTTGAAGAGGCGATTGGTGCGTATGCCGGTGACCTGCGGGATGAGATTGAACTGGTCAAGGGGGCCTCTCACGAGTTCGACCGGGAGGCTTTCATGGCAGGTGAGCTTACCCCCGTGTTTTTCGGGACGGCTTTGGGTAATTTCGGTGTTGATCATATGCTCGATGGCCTGGTCGAGTGGGCCCCTGAACCGCAGCCACGGGAAACGGATCTCCGTCTGGTTGAGCCGGAAGATGACGGCTTTTCCGGTTTTGTTTTCAAGATTCAGGCAAATATGGATCCGCAGCACCGGGATAGGGTTGCCTTTCTCAGAATTGTCTCAGGTAAGTATGCCCAGGGGATGAAGGCTCGCCATGTACGAATTGGCAAGGATGTGCGTTTCTCTGACGCCCTGACCTTTATGGCGGGTGATCGGGAGCACGCTGGTGAGGCTTTTGCTGGCGACATTATCGGCCTTCATAACCACGGGACGATCCAGCTCGGCGATACCTTCACGGCTGGCGAGGATATGAAATTTACCGGCATTCCGAACTTTGCACCGGAATTGTTCCGCCGCATCCGCCTTAAAGATCCGCTGAAGGCAAAGCAGCTTCAAAAGGGGCTGATTCAGCTTTCCGAAGAGGGTGCGGTGCAGGTGTTTCGTCCGCTACGGAACAACGATCTGATTGTTGGGGCTGTTGGTGTTCTGCAGTTTGATGTTGTCGTTAGTCGCCTCAAGAGTGAGTACAAGGTCGAGGCTATATACGAGCCGATCAATGTCGCGACTGCACGCTGGGTAACCTGCCAGGATGAGCGCAAGTTCGACGAATTCCAGCGTAAGAATAATGACAACCTCGCGCTTGATGGTAGCGACCGCCTTGCCTATATCGCACCCACGATGGTGAATCTCAATCTGGCGCAGGAGCGTTATCCGGACGTCCATTTCCATAAGACCCGGGAGCATTAA
- a CDS encoding TatD family hydrolase encodes MQIIDAHCHFDFPRFDGCRERELEAARKAGVVGLVIPGVRRPDWSRVRKTAEAYPGLYYCLGIHPWFVAEHRESDLQVLGELVRENPGRCVAIGECGLDRLQGDLSAQWPWFEAQVDLASALGFPLVIHSVKTHDEVHSTLNRANWSGRALVHGFSGSYQQARKLVDLGCYIGVGGVITHPRARKTRDAIAGLPVESLVLETDAPDMSPAGVGRGQNSPAFLGQIVRALADLRGMTERELAPVLMDNVCRLYGLNKNAVGE; translated from the coding sequence GTGCAGATCATCGACGCCCATTGTCACTTCGATTTTCCTCGATTTGATGGCTGCCGTGAGAGGGAGCTTGAAGCTGCGCGAAAGGCGGGTGTGGTTGGTCTGGTGATCCCGGGCGTGAGACGGCCAGACTGGTCCAGGGTCCGTAAAACGGCGGAGGCTTATCCGGGGTTGTATTATTGCCTGGGAATTCATCCCTGGTTTGTCGCCGAGCACCGTGAGAGCGATTTGCAGGTTCTTGGTGAACTTGTGCGTGAAAATCCCGGCCGTTGTGTTGCTATTGGTGAGTGCGGCCTGGACAGGCTGCAGGGTGATCTGTCGGCTCAGTGGCCATGGTTTGAGGCGCAGGTTGATCTGGCCTCGGCACTGGGCTTTCCGCTTGTGATTCATTCCGTCAAAACCCACGACGAGGTACATAGTACCCTGAATCGTGCGAACTGGAGTGGGCGAGCTCTGGTGCACGGGTTTTCCGGGAGCTATCAGCAGGCAAGGAAGCTGGTGGATCTGGGTTGTTATATCGGGGTTGGAGGAGTTATCACCCATCCTCGCGCCCGGAAAACCCGTGACGCTATAGCAGGCCTCCCGGTGGAATCCCTGGTTCTTGAAACCGACGCCCCGGATATGTCGCCAGCCGGGGTGGGGCGGGGACAAAATTCACCGGCGTTTCTCGGGCAGATTGTTCGCGCCCTGGCTGACCTCCGGGGTATGACAGAGCGGGAGCTGGCGCCGGTTCTTATGGATAACGTATGCCGGCTCTATGGCTTGAATAAGAACGCTGTAGGGGAATAA
- the rplM gene encoding 50S ribosomal protein L13 yields MKTLSAKPETVKRDWYVVDAAGKTLGRLSTEIARRLRGKHKPEYTPHVDTGDYIVVINAGQVRVTGNKASDKMYYSHTGFPGGIKSINFEKLVDKAPEQVILKSVKGMLPKGPLGRAMFKKLKIYAGAEHPHAAQQPKELDI; encoded by the coding sequence ATGAAGACTCTGAGTGCGAAACCAGAAACAGTAAAACGTGACTGGTACGTTGTAGACGCAGCCGGCAAGACGCTGGGTCGTCTGTCAACCGAAATCGCCCGTCGTCTGCGGGGCAAGCATAAGCCTGAGTATACCCCTCATGTAGACACTGGCGATTACATTGTTGTTATCAATGCGGGCCAGGTCCGGGTTACAGGCAACAAGGCATCTGACAAGATGTATTACAGTCACACCGGCTTTCCGGGTGGAATCAAGTCCATCAACTTCGAGAAGCTGGTGGACAAGGCGCCTGAACAGGTTATTCTGAAGTCTGTGAAAGGCATGCTTCCGAAGGGGCCGCTCGGCCGCGCCATGTTCAAGAAGCTGAAAATCTATGCCGGCGCTGAGCACCCTCACGCAGCCCAGCAGCCCAAAGAACTCGACATTTAA
- the rpsI gene encoding 30S ribosomal protein S9, with protein MSVAQNYGTGRRKTSTARVFIKPGSGNISINGRTIEDFFGRETLRMIVRQPLVVAESSDRFDINITVKGGGISGQAGAIRHGLTRALMDYDETLRPAMRKAGYVTRDAREVERKKVGLRKARKRPQYSKR; from the coding sequence ATGTCTGTAGCACAAAATTACGGTACTGGTCGCCGCAAGACATCCACGGCTCGGGTTTTTATCAAGCCGGGAAGCGGTAACATTTCCATCAATGGTCGCACCATCGAAGATTTCTTCGGTCGTGAGACTTTGCGCATGATCGTTCGTCAGCCGCTGGTTGTTGCTGAATCGTCCGATCGTTTTGATATCAACATCACTGTAAAGGGTGGTGGTATCAGTGGTCAGGCAGGCGCAATTCGCCACGGTCTGACTCGTGCCCTGATGGATTACGATGAAACTCTGCGTCCGGCAATGCGCAAAGCGGGTTATGTAACCCGTGATGCCCGTGAAGTCGAGCGTAAGAAAGTGGGTCTCCGGAAGGCGCGTAAGCGTCCTCAGTACTCCAAGCGTTAA
- the petA gene encoding ubiquinol-cytochrome c reductase iron-sulfur subunit, with amino-acid sequence MNNGDVSQGRRRFLIGATSVVGGVGVVGAAVPFVASWNPSAKAEAAGAPVTVNISKIEPGQQITVSWRGKPVWVVRRTDQMLENIEKLNDKVKDPQSEEPQQPQYIEGVYRAIKPEFAVLVGLCTHLGCVPSFRPEVAPADLGEDWLGGFFCPCHGTHYDLAGRVYQAQPAPLNLEVPPYRFDDDATLTIGLDPEAA; translated from the coding sequence ATGAATAATGGCGACGTGAGCCAAGGCCGGCGCCGGTTTCTGATCGGCGCCACGTCCGTGGTAGGTGGAGTCGGCGTCGTCGGTGCGGCAGTTCCTTTCGTGGCATCCTGGAATCCCAGTGCCAAGGCGGAAGCAGCTGGTGCGCCGGTAACCGTCAATATCAGTAAGATTGAACCGGGTCAGCAGATTACCGTGTCGTGGCGGGGTAAACCGGTCTGGGTTGTCCGCCGTACGGATCAGATGCTGGAAAACATCGAGAAGCTGAACGACAAGGTGAAAGATCCTCAGTCTGAAGAGCCTCAGCAGCCGCAGTACATCGAGGGTGTTTATCGGGCCATAAAACCCGAATTCGCTGTTCTGGTCGGGCTCTGTACGCATCTGGGGTGTGTGCCTTCCTTCCGCCCGGAAGTGGCGCCCGCCGATCTGGGGGAAGACTGGCTGGGTGGCTTCTTCTGTCCTTGCCACGGTACGCACTATGACCTGGCTGGCAGGGTTTATCAGGCGCAGCCTGCTCCCCTGAACCTTGAGGTGCCACCTTATCGTTTTGACGATGATGCGACCCTCACGATTGGTCTTGATCCGGAGGCAGCGTAA
- a CDS encoding cytochrome b produces the protein MQKLIQWVDDRLPIVDAWNKHLAKYYAPKNFNVWYFFGSLAMLVLVNQLVTGIWLTMSYNPSAEGAFASVEYIMRDVEWGWLLRYLHSTGASAFFIVVYLHMFRGLMYGSYQKPRELIWLFGMLIYLVLMAEAFMGYLLPWGQMSYWGAQVIVNLFGAIPVIGDDLSLWIRGDYLISGITLNRFFALHVVALPIVLLGLVVLHILALHEVGSNNPDGIDIKKNKDENGIPKDGIPFHPYYSVHDLVGVAVFFFIFFVVVFFFPEMGGLFIEKPNFEPANALKTPAHIAPVWYFTPFYAMLRAVTVDLFGLPAKFWGVVVMGGAIAILFVLPWLDKSPVRSMRYKGWLSKIALAIFAVSFVILGYLGLVPATEGRTTVAQILTVLYFLYFILMPFYTRMEKTKPVPERVTG, from the coding sequence ATGCAGAAGCTAATTCAGTGGGTAGACGACCGTCTGCCGATCGTTGATGCCTGGAACAAACACCTGGCCAAGTATTACGCGCCGAAGAACTTCAACGTCTGGTACTTCTTTGGCTCCCTGGCGATGCTGGTGCTGGTAAACCAACTGGTTACCGGTATCTGGCTGACGATGAGCTACAACCCCTCTGCGGAAGGCGCATTTGCGTCCGTCGAGTACATCATGCGTGATGTTGAATGGGGTTGGTTGCTGCGCTACCTGCACTCCACCGGTGCTTCCGCGTTTTTTATTGTGGTCTATCTCCATATGTTCCGCGGCCTGATGTACGGTTCATATCAGAAACCCCGAGAGCTGATCTGGCTTTTCGGTATGCTGATCTATCTCGTACTCATGGCTGAAGCCTTCATGGGTTATCTGTTGCCCTGGGGCCAGATGTCCTACTGGGGTGCCCAGGTGATTGTGAACCTGTTCGGCGCTATTCCAGTGATCGGTGACGACCTGTCCCTCTGGATTCGCGGCGACTACCTGATTTCCGGTATTACCCTGAACCGCTTCTTTGCCCTGCATGTTGTTGCTCTACCGATCGTTCTGTTGGGCCTGGTTGTTCTCCACATCCTGGCTTTGCACGAAGTTGGTTCCAACAACCCTGATGGTATCGATATCAAGAAGAACAAGGATGAAAACGGTATCCCGAAAGACGGTATCCCATTCCATCCGTACTATTCCGTTCACGATCTCGTGGGCGTTGCAGTTTTCTTCTTTATCTTCTTCGTCGTGGTGTTCTTCTTCCCGGAGATGGGTGGCTTGTTCATCGAAAAGCCAAACTTTGAGCCGGCGAATGCCCTCAAGACGCCAGCGCACATTGCGCCTGTCTGGTACTTCACACCGTTCTACGCCATGCTGCGTGCGGTCACGGTTGACCTGTTCGGGTTGCCGGCCAAGTTCTGGGGTGTGGTTGTCATGGGCGGTGCTATTGCCATCCTGTTCGTGCTGCCCTGGCTGGACAAGAGTCCGGTTCGGTCCATGCGCTACAAAGGCTGGCTCAGTAAAATTGCCCTCGCTATTTTCGCCGTCAGCTTTGTGATCCTGGGCTACCTCGGCCTGGTTCCGGCGACCGAGGGCCGAACCACTGTTGCACAGATTCTGACAGTGCTGTACTTCCTCTACTTCATTCTCATGCCGTTCTACACGCGCATGGAGAAAACCAAGCCAGTACCAGAGAGGGTGACAGGATAA